The DNA segment GTAGATTTAGCCGGCGACATACGGCAGATGGTAAGCGAGATGCCCGATGATTTAAGAGAGTATTTAACGGAAACATTAGTAACAAAAAATTAAAAACTTTTATCTTCCAGTTATTAATTGTTAGTTTTTAATTTTTAATTTTCAACTAGTAGTTGACAAAGTTTAAATCTTTATTCATAATAACAAAATGGCTATGTTTTTTACCGTTGGCTGGATAAGCTTTTATATCTTTGTTATTATCTCTACTATTTTGGCTTTGGTGCTGCGTAAAAAGCTTACCCAAAAAGACGGCCTCTTAAAAGGTTCGTTGCCTAAAGGTATCTTAAAGTTTGTTACCCCGCTATTGTTAAGCGGCCTTTTTAACCAATTTTATAATTTGGTAGATAGCATTGTGGTAGGCCAGCTCATCGGCCATTACGCGCTGGGCGCCGTTAGTATGTCGGGTACCGTTACTTGGTTTGTTATGTCGTTCTTTTTTGGGATTGGTATCGGTATGAGCGTAGTTATTTCGCAGTGTTACGGCGCTAAAGATACCCTTAAGCTTAAAGCCGCCGTTAATACCACCGTTATTTGCTTTGCCGTTGTCGGCAGCTTACTTGGTTTAGTGGGTATGGTTTTATCGCCCCTAATTTTAACTTATCTTTTAAATGCCCCGCCCGAAATCCTGCCCTATGCCAACGATTACTTAAGTATTATGTTTGGCGGCTTTGGTATTTTTGCCACCTATATGGCGGTGTCTTCTATCTTACAAGCCACCGGCGATTCTACCACCCCGTTTATTATGCTGGCTATCTCTACGGTAGTTAATATCTTTTTAACCGTTGTACTGGTGGCTCATTTTGGTTTAGGCATACGTGCGGTGGCGTTAGCTACTTTGTTTAGCCAAGCCATTGCTATGTTAGGTTGTATCATTAAGCTGCTTACTCACCATAACGAGGCCATTAGGCTGCAACTTAACAGCCTGCGTTTTGATAGGGCTGTAGCTAAACAATCACTTAAGTTAGGGTTGCCGATGGGTATTCAGCAAGCTATTACCAGTTTTGGTTTTTTGCTGCAAACCGTTTTTATTGGCGGTTTTGGGGCCACCGCTTTGGCCGCCAACGGGGCGCTGGCGCGTATCGATAGCTTATTGTTAATCCCTACCTTTGCCTTTATGCAAACGGCCAGTACTTTAGCGGGCCAAAACTTTGGGGCCGGCCAGCTGGATAGGCTTAAACGCGGCGTATCTTTTATTGCTGTTTTTACGGTAACCTTAACTTTATTGTTGGTTATCCCTACTTTTATTTTTAGGACAAATATCTTACAGCTTTTTATCAACGAAGGCGGGTTTGCCGCCGTCGTTATCGGCAGCGAAGCCCTAACTATTACCTTAATAGGGTACCCCTTTACCGCCCTTACCTTTTTGTTTGCCGGCGCTATCCGCGGGGCCGGTAAAACCACCATTCCTTTAATTATTAGCTTTGTCGGCCTTTATTTAATTAGGGTGCCGCTTATCATTATTTTTACTAACCACGACCTCAATCTTATGTACTTAGGGCTAAGCGGCATTTGGCTAAGCCAACCTATCCACTGGGTAGTTACGGCTACTTTAGGGTTTTTATACTTTAAATTTGGTAATTGGCAAAAACCTAAATTAAAGCCGCTAACGGCCGATTAAATAATATGCATTATACGCTAATTAAGTTTATTACTAAACTATGCATTACTCATTGCAGATTATGCACAATAATAAGATGTTATTTTTTACCACTTAAAGCCAAAATCTTATTTTAATAAAACTTGCTCATAGCCTATTTTGTTTATTTGCATACAAATGAACTTGAAAAACAACCACCAACTGGCGACATTTAAGCTTAGGAGACTTTAAATGCCGCAATCTGTGATAGACCATTTATTTGATAATTATAACCATTTAGTTTTAAACCAGTTACACCCTAAATGGTACAAATTTTACAAATTTTTAGAAGAAAAACATAATTGTAAAAACTTTACTTTACCGCTGGATTTTTGGATAGAAAGAATAACCAGCCTTTTACTTAGCGGTAACCGCCGGGTTTGCTTTGCTTTAACTTTACCCAATTTATCGGAGCGCGAGCGGCACTATCTTTTACAAACTCTTTACTTACTTAAAGATAAACATATTTACCTTAAAATTTATTTTGATGCCGGCGGTAGTTACACCAAAATTTTTGCCAAAGCCGGCAAGTTAAACGAAATTAAAACAATAAACTCTACCAATCATTTTCATTTTTTATTGGTAGACGATGCCTTACTTTTTGAAGAGCCGGCCGAGCCCGCTATCTACCGGCCGCAAAGTTACTATTTTATAGATAAAATTGACAACGAAAGTTTACAATCTATTTTAATAGACAACTGGCTGGGTTTAGATAATATTAGCCGGGCCGAACTTTTAAACCATTAATAATTACAAGAGGTAAATATGACGCACTATCTTTTTTATAGCAGCAGCTACTTATATAAACATATTACAAATAACTCGATAAACACCCTAGATTTACTAAAAGATTACAGCTGCCATGGCGATTGTGTTACGGCCCGCAGCGAAAAAAGTGTGCATTTAATTTTTAGCGTAACTATAAAAAATCTTTACTGCGATTTAAAAAAAATTTACGGTGAAGTAAACGATAATCAGTTTTACCACCTTTTTATTTTTTTATTAAATAGATTATGGCAAACCAGCCAAATGCTTATGCCCATTAACCATAGCCTTAGTTTTGTGGGCGAAGACGGTACTATTATTAAACATAAAGGTAAAAATTTATTAAATTTTTGCAAAGAGTTAATGGAGAACATTGATAAAGAGGTGCAAAAAGAGGCCATTATTAAAAAATATTTAAAGCCAAATTATAGTTTGCAAAAATTAGCCAACTTAATTAGTTATAACGAACGTTTAAGTTTTGATTATGCCAAAGAGCTGGCGGCCGAAATTATTAATAACAAAGAAAAAGA comes from the Spirochaetaceae bacterium genome and includes:
- a CDS encoding MATE family efflux transporter codes for the protein MAMFFTVGWISFYIFVIISTILALVLRKKLTQKDGLLKGSLPKGILKFVTPLLLSGLFNQFYNLVDSIVVGQLIGHYALGAVSMSGTVTWFVMSFFFGIGIGMSVVISQCYGAKDTLKLKAAVNTTVICFAVVGSLLGLVGMVLSPLILTYLLNAPPEILPYANDYLSIMFGGFGIFATYMAVSSILQATGDSTTPFIMLAISTVVNIFLTVVLVAHFGLGIRAVALATLFSQAIAMLGCIIKLLTHHNEAIRLQLNSLRFDRAVAKQSLKLGLPMGIQQAITSFGFLLQTVFIGGFGATALAANGALARIDSLLLIPTFAFMQTASTLAGQNFGAGQLDRLKRGVSFIAVFTVTLTLLLVIPTFIFRTNILQLFINEGGFAAVVIGSEALTITLIGYPFTALTFLFAGAIRGAGKTTIPLIISFVGLYLIRVPLIIIFTNHDLNLMYLGLSGIWLSQPIHWVVTATLGFLYFKFGNWQKPKLKPLTAD